A region of Paenibacillus sp. 37 DNA encodes the following proteins:
- a CDS encoding extracellular solute-binding protein, which translates to MWVLMLVTVLLLSACSSGGGGKSASGGDEKTNEITVWAWDKAFNVAAMETAKEAYQKANPDVKINIIEYAQADIIQKLNTGLNSGTASGLPNVVLIEDYRSQSFLNAYPDAFKDLSSSITASDFADYKLGPTAFDGKQYGVPFDSGVAGLYYRTDLLEQAGYKAADLQDITWDDYIQIGKDVKAKTGKELLSLDPNDLGLIRMMIQTAGKWYSAEDGKTPDIANNAALKEAFITYKAMMDANIVKLHSDWSQFVANANNGSVATIPTGNWFSPSVRQEASQSGKWAVAPMPKMAGQPNSVHASNLGGSSWYVMNNVPGADQAADFVAKTFGSDKQLYQDLLNNIGAIGTYKPAVDGDAYAKADEYFGGQKIFTDFANWTKEIPSVNYGINTYAIEDILVVEMQAFLNGKSIDDVLADAQKQAEAQLN; encoded by the coding sequence ATGTGGGTATTGATGCTCGTTACAGTACTGCTGTTGTCCGCATGTTCATCCGGAGGCGGAGGTAAATCCGCTAGTGGTGGTGACGAAAAAACAAACGAAATTACGGTCTGGGCTTGGGACAAAGCTTTTAACGTAGCTGCAATGGAAACAGCAAAAGAAGCATATCAAAAAGCAAATCCTGATGTGAAAATCAACATCATTGAATACGCTCAAGCTGATATCATTCAGAAACTGAACACAGGTCTTAACTCCGGAACTGCCAGCGGTCTTCCAAACGTAGTTCTGATTGAAGACTATCGTTCACAAAGCTTCCTGAATGCATATCCTGATGCGTTCAAAGATCTGTCTTCCAGTATCACGGCTTCCGATTTTGCAGATTACAAACTCGGACCAACAGCGTTTGATGGCAAACAATACGGAGTACCATTTGACTCCGGCGTTGCTGGTTTGTACTACAGAACAGATCTGCTGGAGCAAGCTGGCTACAAAGCAGCTGACCTGCAAGACATCACTTGGGATGACTACATCCAAATTGGTAAAGACGTAAAAGCTAAAACAGGTAAAGAGCTTCTTTCTCTTGACCCGAATGACCTTGGTTTGATTCGTATGATGATCCAAACTGCAGGTAAATGGTATTCCGCAGAAGATGGTAAAACACCTGACATTGCTAATAATGCTGCTCTGAAAGAAGCGTTTATTACTTACAAAGCAATGATGGATGCCAACATTGTTAAATTGCACTCTGACTGGAGTCAATTCGTTGCGAACGCCAATAACGGTAGCGTAGCAACAATTCCTACAGGTAACTGGTTCTCACCATCTGTACGTCAAGAAGCTTCCCAATCCGGTAAATGGGCTGTAGCTCCAATGCCAAAAATGGCTGGTCAACCAAACTCTGTTCACGCATCCAACTTGGGTGGTAGCTCTTGGTATGTTATGAACAACGTTCCTGGTGCAGATCAAGCAGCTGATTTTGTAGCAAAAACATTTGGTTCTGACAAACAATTGTATCAAGATCTGTTGAACAACATCGGCGCAATTGGTACGTACAAACCAGCAGTTGATGGTGACGCGTATGCCAAAGCAGACGAGTACTTCGGCGGACAAAAAATCTTCACAGACTTTGCGAATTGGACGAAAGAAATTCCAAGCGTAAACTATGGTATCAACACATATGCCATTGAAGATATTCTGGTTGTAGAAATGCAAGCATTCCTGAACGGTAAATCAATCGATGACGTTCTGGCTGATGCACAAAAACAAGCTGAAGCACAATTAAACTAA
- a CDS encoding glycoside hydrolase family 2 TIM barrel-domain containing protein, with product MKATKADINWLGDVSVFEVNRLHAYSDHRYYQTMDEAVGSGAMSMRYDLNGTWKFNYAIRPDSRSEFFYTSDFSSEGWDDIEVPGHIQLQGYGQIQYVNTQYPWDGLNDIRPPALPQDKNPVGSYIRTFHLPTGWESNPVYISFQGVESAFYVWLNGQFVGYGEDSFTPSDFDLTPFLQDGENKLAVEVYQRSTGSWLEDQDFWRFSGIFRDVYLYTVPTAHVRDVHVRTDLDKSYTNGTLQVDLKLEGKAVAGARVEAELRDREGNTVKTFESKVNDGQVSLREDIGTVNLWSAEIPYLYRLYIRVYDAAGTLVEVVPQAVGFRTFEMIDKVMHINGKRIVFKGVNRHEFNPRRGRAVTKEDMLWDVRTIKQNNMNAVRTSHYPNQSLWYELCDKYGLYVIDEMNLETHGSWQKLGAVEPSWVIPGDKPEWHDIVMDRAVSMVERDKNHPSILIWSCGNESHGGEVIYKVSQYFKSADPTRLVHYEGVFHDRRFDETSDMETRMYAKPADIEEFLNANPTKPYISCEYMHAMGNSIGGMHKYTELEDKYPMYQGGFIWDYIDQSIYKKDRYGKEFLAYGGDFGDRPSDYSFCGNGIVHADRKVTAKMQEVKFLYQNIKLFPDREGVKIVNGNLFADTSVLELVYSLEREGHEVLRGTLEVNVDAQSETVVKLPLGTESLVGGEYAVNTAFVLKEATLWADKGEEVAFGQFIFTQDQVNDAAQTDLNLVSDVQVVEGDVNIGVRAGKTHALFSKQFGTLVSLKLSGRETIAVPPAPLFWRAMTDNDKGMAMGFELGAWYAASLMPRSVEWKAEQKPDQYRIEFTYKLNISEDVQVKVVYTVHADGSVRVHNTYKGTAGLPNLPIHALSFRTSPDFENVEWLAMGPEENYADRAFGARLGIHGSKVADTVAPYLVPQESGNRTGVRWAKLTDNAGRGFKIEASGTPVELNVSPYTAFELENAQHAYELPPVHYTVVTVAGKQMGVGGDDSWGAPVHPEYLIPSDGELTFEFVIRAL from the coding sequence ATGAAAGCAACAAAGGCAGATATCAACTGGTTGGGGGACGTAAGTGTATTTGAGGTGAACCGTCTTCATGCCTATTCCGATCACCGTTACTACCAAACAATGGACGAGGCTGTAGGTTCAGGCGCGATGTCCATGCGTTATGATCTGAATGGTACGTGGAAATTCAACTATGCAATTCGTCCAGACAGCCGTTCTGAGTTTTTCTATACATCCGATTTTTCCAGTGAAGGCTGGGATGATATTGAAGTTCCGGGGCATATCCAACTTCAAGGATACGGACAGATTCAATATGTAAATACACAATATCCTTGGGATGGCTTGAACGACATTCGTCCACCAGCATTACCACAGGATAAAAATCCGGTTGGAAGTTACATTCGCACATTCCACCTGCCGACAGGTTGGGAGTCGAATCCGGTATATATTTCTTTCCAAGGTGTAGAGTCTGCATTCTATGTATGGCTTAATGGACAATTCGTAGGATACGGGGAGGACAGCTTCACGCCATCTGATTTTGACCTGACACCATTCCTTCAGGATGGAGAGAACAAACTCGCGGTTGAGGTGTATCAACGCAGCACAGGCAGCTGGCTGGAAGACCAGGATTTCTGGCGTTTCTCCGGCATTTTCAGAGATGTGTATCTGTATACCGTCCCGACAGCACACGTACGTGATGTTCATGTTCGCACAGATCTGGACAAGTCCTATACCAACGGTACGTTGCAAGTGGATCTGAAGCTGGAAGGAAAAGCGGTTGCAGGAGCACGTGTAGAGGCTGAACTTCGCGATCGTGAAGGTAATACCGTTAAAACGTTTGAATCCAAAGTTAACGATGGACAAGTAAGTCTTCGGGAAGATATTGGTACAGTGAATCTGTGGAGCGCAGAGATTCCATACTTGTATCGCCTTTATATTCGTGTATATGATGCTGCGGGTACACTGGTTGAGGTTGTTCCTCAAGCCGTTGGTTTCCGTACATTTGAAATGATCGATAAAGTGATGCACATCAACGGTAAACGTATCGTATTCAAAGGTGTGAATCGCCATGAGTTCAACCCGCGTCGTGGACGTGCGGTTACGAAGGAAGATATGCTGTGGGATGTTCGTACGATCAAACAGAACAACATGAATGCCGTACGTACGTCACACTATCCAAACCAAAGTCTTTGGTATGAGTTGTGTGATAAATACGGACTTTATGTTATTGACGAGATGAACCTGGAGACACACGGATCTTGGCAGAAACTTGGCGCCGTTGAGCCTTCATGGGTTATTCCAGGTGACAAACCGGAGTGGCATGATATCGTTATGGACCGCGCTGTATCCATGGTGGAGCGTGACAAAAACCATCCGTCCATTCTGATCTGGTCTTGTGGTAATGAATCACATGGTGGTGAAGTCATCTACAAAGTATCCCAATACTTCAAATCGGCTGATCCAACACGTCTGGTACATTATGAAGGTGTATTCCATGATCGCCGTTTCGATGAAACAAGTGATATGGAGACTCGCATGTATGCCAAACCGGCGGACATTGAGGAATTCCTGAATGCAAACCCGACGAAACCTTATATCAGCTGTGAGTACATGCATGCCATGGGTAACTCTATTGGCGGTATGCACAAGTATACGGAGTTGGAAGACAAATATCCGATGTATCAAGGTGGATTCATCTGGGATTACATCGACCAATCCATTTATAAAAAAGATCGTTACGGCAAAGAGTTCCTCGCTTATGGTGGAGATTTCGGTGATCGTCCATCAGACTATTCGTTCTGTGGCAACGGTATTGTCCATGCTGATCGTAAAGTAACTGCGAAAATGCAGGAGGTTAAATTCCTGTACCAGAACATCAAGCTGTTCCCGGATCGTGAAGGCGTCAAAATCGTAAACGGTAATCTGTTCGCAGATACATCTGTATTGGAACTGGTATACAGCCTGGAGCGTGAGGGACATGAAGTGCTGCGTGGAACATTGGAAGTGAACGTGGATGCGCAAAGCGAGACAGTAGTTAAGCTTCCGCTGGGTACAGAATCCCTGGTGGGCGGCGAGTACGCTGTGAACACCGCATTTGTGTTAAAAGAAGCTACACTGTGGGCTGACAAAGGCGAAGAAGTGGCATTTGGACAGTTTATTTTCACACAGGATCAGGTAAATGATGCAGCCCAGACGGACCTGAACCTTGTAAGTGATGTACAAGTGGTTGAAGGTGACGTTAACATCGGTGTTCGTGCTGGCAAAACGCATGCGCTGTTCTCCAAACAGTTTGGCACACTGGTTTCCCTAAAATTGTCCGGTCGTGAGACCATTGCTGTACCACCTGCACCGCTCTTCTGGCGTGCAATGACGGATAATGACAAAGGAATGGCGATGGGCTTCGAACTGGGTGCCTGGTATGCAGCGAGCCTGATGCCACGTTCTGTAGAGTGGAAAGCGGAACAGAAACCGGATCAATACCGGATCGAGTTCACGTACAAGCTCAACATTTCGGAGGATGTACAAGTGAAAGTGGTCTATACTGTACATGCAGATGGAAGCGTGCGTGTGCATAATACGTACAAAGGTACAGCTGGATTGCCTAACCTGCCAATCCATGCATTGTCCTTCAGAACATCACCTGACTTCGAAAACGTGGAATGGCTCGCGATGGGACCCGAAGAAAACTATGCAGACCGCGCATTTGGCGCACGTCTAGGCATCCATGGCAGCAAGGTAGCTGATACTGTAGCTCCATATCTGGTACCACAGGAATCGGGCAACCGTACTGGCGTTCGTTGGGCCAAATTGACAGACAACGCGGGACGTGGCTTCAAAATTGAGGCATCTGGAACTCCGGTTGAGCTGAATGTATCACCATATACAGCATTTGAGCTGGAGAACGCACAACATGCGTACGAATTGCCTCCTGTGCACTATACGGTCGTGACTGTAGCGGGTAAACAAATGGGTGTCGGCGGTGATGACAGCTGGGGTGCTCCGGTTCATCCGGAATACCTGATCCCTTCGGACGGCGAACTGACATTTGAATTTGTCATTCGTGCACTGTAA
- the rsmD gene encoding 16S rRNA (guanine(966)-N(2))-methyltransferase RsmD produces the protein MRVVSGSAKGRPLKAVPGTGTRPTTDKVKEALFSMVGPYFEGGTALDLFAGSGGLGIEALSRGMDKAVFVDLESKSIEVIRMNLKATKLEDQAAVYRNDAGRALKALAKRGTTFDLVFLDPPYRMKNGHELMLTMHELELLEPEATIVLEYESKHDYPEQFGPFEQTRKALYGETAVSIYYYAAEAVEGGESITLEEEAPHD, from the coding sequence GTGAGAGTGGTATCTGGGAGTGCAAAAGGCAGGCCGCTGAAGGCTGTTCCTGGCACGGGTACGCGGCCAACCACCGACAAGGTGAAGGAAGCGTTATTTAGCATGGTTGGTCCTTATTTTGAGGGCGGCACAGCATTGGATCTGTTTGCAGGCAGTGGAGGTCTCGGTATTGAGGCGCTGAGCCGCGGCATGGACAAGGCTGTTTTTGTTGATTTGGAATCAAAAAGTATTGAAGTTATCCGCATGAATCTGAAGGCGACCAAGCTGGAAGACCAGGCGGCTGTATATCGTAATGATGCAGGTCGGGCATTGAAGGCACTCGCCAAGCGAGGCACAACGTTTGATCTGGTGTTTCTGGACCCGCCATATCGCATGAAGAACGGGCACGAGTTGATGTTAACCATGCACGAACTGGAACTTCTGGAACCCGAAGCAACCATCGTGCTTGAATATGAATCCAAACATGATTACCCTGAGCAATTCGGCCCGTTTGAACAAACGCGCAAGGCTTTGTATGGGGAGACGGCAGTATCCATCTATTATTATGCGGCAGAAGCAGTTGAAGGTGGAGAATCCATTACACTGGAAGAGGAGGCTCCTCATGACTGA
- the coaD gene encoding pantetheine-phosphate adenylyltransferase: MIHRQERIAVYPGSFDPVTMGHLDIIARASKQFDRVIVAVLNNMSKNPLFTVEERKELITEVTRHLPNVEVDSFRDLTANYVRQKEAQVIVRGIRSVTDFEYELQLASTNSKLNPDAETIFMMTNPKYSYLSSSIVKEIAHYHGDVTDLVSPEVEAALRQKISEKTGG; this comes from the coding sequence ATGATACATCGACAGGAACGGATCGCCGTATATCCTGGAAGTTTTGATCCCGTAACGATGGGGCATTTGGATATTATCGCCAGAGCGTCGAAGCAATTTGATCGCGTCATTGTGGCTGTGTTGAACAATATGAGCAAAAATCCGCTGTTTACGGTGGAGGAGCGCAAAGAACTGATTACGGAAGTAACCCGCCATTTACCCAATGTGGAGGTGGACAGTTTCCGCGATCTGACAGCCAATTATGTCCGGCAAAAGGAAGCTCAGGTCATCGTTCGTGGTATACGCTCGGTAACTGATTTTGAATACGAGTTGCAATTGGCATCGACCAACAGCAAGTTGAACCCGGATGCGGAAACCATATTTATGATGACAAATCCCAAATATTCCTATTTAAGTTCCAGCATCGTCAAAGAAATCGCTCATTATCATGGAGATGTTACAGATCTTGTCTCACCTGAAGTGGAAGCTGCGCTCCGTCAGAAAATCAGCGAGAAAACCGGCGGTTAA
- a CDS encoding carbohydrate ABC transporter permease, with protein MNTGDSLQKKNNLTGWAFVLLAVVGIVAFYFYPMIQALLLSFKSGVGANLEFSGLSNYKRLLVDTTFRTALSNTFIYLIIQVPVMIILGLFISVLLNDSTLRFRSFFRTAIFLPCVTSLVAYSVVFKYLFAPDGMVNQFLMGLHIIGDPIQWITDPFWAKITIIIAVTWRWTGYNMIFYLSSLQNIDQSIYEAARIDGANAFTQFFKITVPLLKPIILFTSITSTIGTLQIFDEIMNITKGGPGNATMSISQYIYNLSFKYSPDFGYAATVSYSIVILIIVLSIIQFKVAGDNKNG; from the coding sequence ATGAATACAGGAGACAGTCTCCAAAAGAAAAATAATTTGACTGGATGGGCTTTTGTTTTGCTGGCTGTTGTCGGGATTGTTGCATTTTACTTCTACCCGATGATTCAAGCGCTGCTCTTATCGTTCAAGTCTGGTGTAGGAGCCAATCTTGAATTTTCGGGCCTTTCTAACTACAAAAGATTGTTAGTTGATACAACATTCCGTACAGCATTATCGAATACTTTTATCTACTTGATTATTCAAGTGCCTGTAATGATTATTCTTGGTTTGTTTATTTCCGTATTGCTGAATGACAGCACACTACGCTTCCGGAGTTTCTTCCGTACAGCGATTTTCTTGCCTTGTGTAACTTCATTGGTAGCGTACTCTGTTGTATTCAAATATTTGTTCGCACCAGATGGAATGGTGAATCAATTCCTGATGGGCTTGCACATTATTGGCGATCCAATTCAATGGATCACAGACCCGTTCTGGGCTAAAATTACGATCATAATCGCCGTTACTTGGCGTTGGACCGGATATAACATGATTTTCTATCTGTCATCCCTGCAAAACATCGATCAATCAATCTATGAAGCTGCAAGAATTGACGGAGCGAATGCTTTTACACAATTCTTCAAAATCACTGTACCTTTGCTTAAACCGATTATCCTTTTCACGTCCATCACATCAACGATTGGTACATTGCAAATCTTCGATGAGATTATGAATATTACCAAAGGTGGTCCAGGTAATGCGACCATGTCGATTTCACAATACATCTACAACCTTTCGTTCAAATATTCACCGGACTTCGGTTATGCAGCAACAGTGTCGTATTCCATCGTAATCTTGATTATTGTATTGTCCATCATCCAGTTTAAAGTGGCAGGTGATAATAAAAATGGCTAA
- a CDS encoding SepM family pheromone-processing serine protease, with the protein MNRIRKSGGFRASIFVIVVALVVYVAVYMPTPYIIYMPGSADEVKPMVTVKGGDQEERGVFMMTTVSATYANVFLLGTSLFNKNAQVDKKEDRLRGKSEAEYSAEQVWFMSDSQSSAMEAAYEQADVAYSIVPEHIFVFGLSEDPKPEGDIAPGDIILGVNGTATPDNTVLSSQLKDKKVGDTVEMQLERGGETISRDVKLIQVKDNKTGETRPGLGVMIGAVQKVKAEDPNKQISFTDTQVGGPSAGLMFTLEIYNQLTPGDLTKGHRIAGTGTITKEGVVGAIGGVVHKIVAADRKEAEIFFVPKDNYKEAAAKAEQIGTKMKLVPVSTVDDALAYLKTLSVKS; encoded by the coding sequence ATGAATCGGATTCGGAAATCTGGCGGATTCAGAGCTTCGATCTTTGTGATCGTGGTGGCTCTGGTCGTCTATGTTGCTGTGTACATGCCAACGCCGTATATCATATATATGCCTGGCAGTGCAGATGAAGTAAAACCAATGGTAACCGTTAAGGGTGGAGACCAGGAAGAACGCGGTGTGTTCATGATGACGACCGTGTCGGCAACATATGCCAATGTGTTTTTGCTAGGAACCTCTCTGTTCAATAAAAATGCTCAAGTGGATAAAAAGGAAGACCGACTGCGCGGCAAAAGCGAAGCGGAATACTCTGCCGAACAGGTATGGTTCATGAGTGACTCACAATCCTCCGCAATGGAGGCTGCATATGAGCAGGCTGATGTGGCTTACTCTATTGTACCTGAACATATCTTTGTATTTGGACTGTCCGAAGACCCAAAACCGGAAGGAGACATTGCTCCGGGAGATATCATTCTGGGAGTGAACGGAACAGCTACGCCGGATAATACGGTGCTTTCTTCCCAGTTAAAAGATAAAAAGGTCGGAGATACAGTCGAAATGCAACTGGAACGTGGTGGAGAGACCATTAGCCGGGATGTGAAACTGATTCAGGTCAAAGACAATAAAACAGGTGAAACCCGCCCGGGACTCGGTGTAATGATTGGTGCGGTTCAGAAGGTGAAAGCTGAGGACCCGAATAAACAGATTTCCTTCACAGATACTCAGGTGGGGGGTCCGTCTGCGGGCTTGATGTTTACGTTGGAGATCTATAACCAGTTAACACCTGGAGATCTGACCAAAGGGCATCGAATCGCGGGTACAGGTACCATTACCAAAGAGGGTGTTGTGGGTGCCATTGGTGGTGTAGTACACAAGATAGTAGCCGCTGATCGAAAAGAAGCGGAGATCTTCTTTGTACCTAAGGATAACTATAAGGAAGCAGCAGCCAAGGCTGAACAGATCGGCACCAAAATGAAACTTGTGCCTGTGAGCACGGTGGATGATGCGCTGGCTTATTTGAAAACCTTGTCCGTGAAATCATAG
- a CDS encoding carbohydrate ABC transporter permease, which translates to MAKAKAKRIFTYVFLSIVAFVSIFPFFWMLVSSTNASVDVTKGRLLPGSAFIDNFNKLIDSTNLVQALGNSAIISVVSTLLALFIGSMAGYGFEVYRTKSRDIVFNILLLSMMIPFAAIMVPLYRMFATISGVAPVIGINTMAAVILPTIATAFLIFFFRQNTKMFPKDLLEAGRIDGLSELGIFLKIYMPTMKTTYAAAAIITFMSSWNNYLWPLIVLQTPDQQTIPLLISNLGAGYSPDYGVIMTAIVIATLPTAIVFFIMQKHFVAGMVGSVK; encoded by the coding sequence ATGGCTAAAGCTAAAGCAAAACGGATTTTCACGTATGTGTTCCTATCCATCGTCGCCTTTGTATCCATTTTCCCTTTCTTCTGGATGCTGGTCAGTTCAACGAATGCATCTGTCGATGTAACGAAAGGCAGATTGTTACCGGGTTCAGCTTTCATTGATAACTTCAACAAACTGATTGATTCGACAAATCTGGTACAGGCTCTCGGAAACTCGGCGATTATCTCTGTAGTCTCCACTCTCTTGGCACTGTTTATTGGTTCCATGGCAGGTTATGGTTTCGAGGTATATCGCACGAAGTCTCGTGACATTGTGTTTAATATCCTGTTGTTATCCATGATGATCCCGTTTGCAGCGATCATGGTACCACTGTATCGTATGTTTGCAACAATCTCGGGAGTTGCACCGGTTATCGGAATCAACACGATGGCAGCAGTGATCCTGCCAACCATCGCAACAGCGTTCCTGATCTTTTTCTTCCGTCAGAACACCAAAATGTTCCCGAAAGACTTGCTGGAAGCTGGACGTATTGATGGTTTGAGTGAACTCGGCATCTTCTTGAAGATCTATATGCCAACCATGAAAACAACATATGCAGCGGCAGCAATCATTACATTCATGAGTAGCTGGAACAACTATCTGTGGCCACTCATTGTATTGCAAACACCTGACCAACAAACGATTCCACTGTTGATCTCAAATCTGGGTGCTGGTTATTCTCCGGATTACGGAGTAATCATGACAGCAATCGTGATTGCAACACTGCCTACAGCAATCGTTTTCTTCATCATGCAGAAACATTTTGTTGCAGGTATGGTAGGTTCCGTGAAGTAA
- a CDS encoding nucleoside recognition domain-containing protein, whose product MTLQSEVRDSGPLRTIILSTGALMLVIAVVASPKEAFDASIQGLDIWWKIIFPAMLPFLMLSQMLTAFGFTHAIGALLGPLMQRWFRLPGNAGLAIAVGMCGGFPAGADVVSRLFQDRQITAKQVVVLAAASHFANPMMIILVVGAAFLHQPAAGYFLLVVHWISGWIAAILATRLLPAPGNQTNRVGSTAAQADNNSFHSQLASPASPVSSISRSSTPHHATSKRRSIWSDMMIAAREAHRRDGRGFGKLLGDTVSQAVQTLMMTGGYMIGFAVFIRLVSLYLTPGSSAALWPAFFELHLGTYHLSQTSLTPMLLISLLAAVLGWGGLCSHLQVSTVLKTTGPGSKSMLYFAGVRLTHGFIAFFISLFLWMPFSRYSTEVWTTLQTNAEQDLSTPFGWLLIHSPGNTYTINTIWSIFPAACMGLALLLAVMVSLSGLTFWFNRRFSR is encoded by the coding sequence ATGACATTACAGAGCGAGGTTAGAGATTCTGGCCCGTTACGAACGATAATCCTAAGCACCGGCGCTTTAATGTTGGTCATTGCGGTAGTTGCGTCCCCCAAAGAAGCGTTTGACGCCTCTATTCAAGGTCTGGATATATGGTGGAAAATCATCTTCCCTGCCATGCTCCCTTTCCTCATGTTATCCCAAATGCTCACTGCGTTTGGCTTCACCCACGCGATCGGCGCCTTGCTCGGACCGTTAATGCAACGCTGGTTCAGACTCCCAGGCAACGCAGGTCTGGCGATTGCCGTTGGCATGTGCGGCGGATTCCCCGCAGGAGCAGATGTGGTATCCCGTTTATTTCAGGATAGACAAATTACCGCCAAGCAGGTGGTTGTCCTTGCGGCGGCATCTCATTTTGCCAATCCAATGATGATCATACTGGTCGTTGGTGCTGCTTTTCTCCACCAGCCAGCGGCCGGATATTTTTTACTCGTGGTCCACTGGATCAGCGGCTGGATTGCTGCCATTCTTGCCACACGTCTCCTGCCAGCACCGGGTAACCAGACAAACAGGGTTGGCTCCACAGCCGCGCAAGCAGATAACAACTCTTTTCATTCTCAGCTTGCAAGCCCTGCAAGTCCTGTAAGTTCCATAAGTCGCTCATCTACACCCCACCACGCAACGTCCAAACGACGCAGTATATGGTCCGATATGATGATTGCAGCCAGAGAAGCCCATCGTCGTGATGGAAGAGGATTTGGCAAACTGCTCGGTGACACCGTATCCCAAGCTGTGCAGACCTTAATGATGACTGGGGGATACATGATCGGTTTTGCCGTATTTATCCGGTTGGTCTCCCTTTATCTGACTCCCGGGTCCTCTGCTGCGCTGTGGCCAGCCTTCTTCGAGCTTCACCTCGGCACCTATCATTTGAGCCAGACTTCATTAACACCCATGCTGCTCATATCTCTACTTGCAGCCGTTCTTGGATGGGGTGGTTTATGCTCCCATCTGCAAGTCTCTACTGTCCTGAAAACAACTGGTCCGGGCAGCAAATCGATGTTGTACTTTGCTGGAGTTCGTCTGACTCATGGATTCATCGCCTTTTTCATCAGTCTATTCCTATGGATGCCGTTCAGCCGTTATAGCACAGAAGTCTGGACCACATTACAGACGAATGCAGAGCAAGACCTCTCAACACCATTTGGTTGGCTACTCATACATAGTCCAGGTAACACATACACGATCAACACCATTTGGAGCATCTTCCCTGCTGCATGCATGGGACTTGCGTTACTTCTTGCAGTCATGGTTAGTCTATCGGGGCTTACCTTCTGGTTTAACCGCCGGTTTTCTCGCTGA